CAAATTGAGAAAGCTTTTGCGAAGCAGAAAGACTTGCTAACTTCTTTACGCAAGTTCAGAAAAGAGCAAATTAGAAGAATTAAAGCTGAAAGAGTAGGAACAAGAAATTCGGTTCTTTATTTAGGAATCATTAATGAAACGAAAAACCTTGTACTTTATTCAGGTAACCTTCTGAAAGCTTCTCGTGATTTTACCACAATGAATGGTGAAGAGACAGATGAAGATTTGTAGGCAAGAGCTTGCATTTATATAACAACTTAAAAAGGGTATCCAAATTGGATACCCTTTTTACTTTTCAACTAATTTCTTATTTTATTTTTCGTTTAAGAATTCCTTCTACTTCAAATGATTTTTCGAATTCCTTTGAATTTTGTTCAATGTAGCTTTCAAAACTTTTTGGATTAGTAAACTTTTTGGTGAACTTCTCTTTTGATAAAAAATAGAGTTTGTATCTATTTCCTGATATTGATTTGAAACGATAGATCAAAAATTTATTATCATCGTCTGATCCGATAAATTGAAGGTTTAAATAAGTGTCTTTTTTAATCTTTGATGAAAACATGCGCATGTTAACGATGGATTCAATGTGTTCAGATGAGTCAACAAATTCTTTTAATTGAACTAGGTATTCCGTCTTATTAAAAGGAATTACTTCTAAAAATCCTGAAGTATCATCTTCTTTATTGTCTGATGAAAGATACCATTGTCCCAATAGATCTGAATCAATAATTGAATTGTCTGAATTTGTAATTGGCACTTCCGACTCGTAATGATTACAAGAAGTCAAAACGAATATTGCCAGTACTATTAATAGCGTTTGTCTTTTCATAATGCAATTGTTTTATTGTAGCAGTTCGAACAGTTTTTCCATTCCAACACTTGCAGTCTCCCTAATATAAGTAATATTTTGCTTCGATTGTACATTTGGCTGATTAGGATCTATCACATAAATGGGCGTATCATCAGGAATGTAATCCGTTAATCCTGCAGCAGGATAAACATTTAAAGAAGTTCCGATGATAAGAAATACATCAGCTTTGGCTACAATTTCAGCGGCCTCACTAATGGCAGGAACACTTTCTCCAAACCATACAATATGCGGTCGCAATGGAGAACCCTTTTCACAAGTATCCTTTAAAGTTAGCTCCCACTTGTCCAATTCATAAATCAAATTGGAATCTACTGTACTGCGGGCTTTCTTTAATTCTCCGTGCAGGTGCAGTATTTTAGTACTCCCAGCTCTTTCGTGCAGATCATCCACATTTTGAGTTACTATTTCAACATCGTAGTGTTTTTCAAGTTCGGCGACTAATTTATGCCCTTTATTTGGCTCACATTCGAACAATTGTTTTCTGCGTTCATTGTAAAACTGATGTACCAAGTTTGGATTTTTTGCCCATGCCGTAGGACTAGCAACTTCCATCACATCATATTCATTCCAAAGTCCGCCCATATCGCGAAAAGTGCGAATGCCACTTTCAGCACTCATACCTGCTCCACTTAATACAACCAATTTTTTCATAAAAATTATTTTACCAATTCAATTTAAGAATTTAATATTAATTTCAGTTTAAAAAAGAATTGAGTAGGACATTACTTTTTTTTCATAAAGTAAAGAATGAAAAGATTTACAAATTCCTTTACAGGATTAAATCTTTCAACTAACAATGCAGGAATAACAAAACAAACGGGTAACATGTCTAGAATCAAATACAAAATTACAATAGCCTTAGTATTTATTATTTTTTCAAACGTTGCTTGTTTTGCCCAAAAATCAAAATTTGATAGTTTAAATGAAACCTATGCAATACTTCAGGCTTATTCTAGTCGAATCGAATATAGATTGAACAGAAAAATAGTTATGGATGAGTATGTAAGAGAAACTGTACTTAAAAGGATTAATATGAAAACTTTTTCTAATCAACTTTACAATACTTTTGATCCTGTAGATATTAATGGACTACTAACGGAACATGATTTAATTGATATTCGTGAGAAAATTAACTCCCTTCAATCTCCTCCAAAATTGAACCGTAAGAGCTTAAAAA
This window of the Labilibaculum sp. DW002 genome carries:
- a CDS encoding SIR2 family NAD-dependent protein deacylase, whose product is MKKLVVLSGAGMSAESGIRTFRDMGGLWNEYDVMEVASPTAWAKNPNLVHQFYNERRKQLFECEPNKGHKLVAELEKHYDVEIVTQNVDDLHERAGSTKILHLHGELKKARSTVDSNLIYELDKWELTLKDTCEKGSPLRPHIVWFGESVPAISEAAEIVAKADVFLIIGTSLNVYPAAGLTDYIPDDTPIYVIDPNQPNVQSKQNITYIRETASVGMEKLFELLQ